Proteins co-encoded in one Hyla sarda isolate aHylSar1 chromosome 4, aHylSar1.hap1, whole genome shotgun sequence genomic window:
- the SLC35E3 gene encoding solute carrier family 35 member E3, protein MSASAPWRIAAGLLINLLASICIVFINKWIYVHHGFPNMSLTLVHFVVTWFGLYLCQRCGVFCPKSLPATKVLLLALSFCGFVVFTNLSLENNTIGTYQLAKVMTTPVIILIQTLWYGKTFSLRIKLTLVPITLGVILNSYYDVKFNILGMVFASLGVLVTSLYQVWVGAKQHELQVNSMQLLYYQAPLSSGMLLSVIPFFEPIVGDGGILGPWSFTALVMVLLSGVIAFTVNLSIYWIIGNTSPVTYNMFGHFKFCITLLGGYILFQDALSLNQGLGIICTMLGILAYTHFKLNEQEVTKSKLVQRP, encoded by the exons ATGTCTGCCTCTGCCCCCTGGAGGATAGCTGCCGGACTCCTGATAAACCTACTGGCCTCGATCTGCATCGTGTTTATCAATAAGTGGATCTATGTCCATCATGGCTTCCCCAACATGAGCCTCACCCTTGTGCACTTTGTGGTCACCTGGTTTGGGCTGTATCTGTGCCAGAGATGTGGGGTCTTTTGCCCTAAAAGCCTTCCTGCCACTAAAGTGCTGCTCCTGGCCTTGAGCTTCTGTGGATTCGTGGTCTTCACCAACTTGTCCCTTGAGAACAACACTATAGGCACCTACCAGCTGGCCAAAGTCATGACCACGCCAGTCATCATCCTCATCCAAACCCTATGGTATGGGAAGACGTTCTCCCTTCGGATCAAGCTTACCTTG GTCCCTATAACATTAGGAGTGATTCTGAACTCTTACTACGATGTGAAGTTTAATATTTTGGGAATGGTGTTTGCTTCCCTTGGTGTTCTTGTCACATCTCTTTACCAAGTG TGGGTTGGAGCCAAACAGCATGAGTTACAGGTCAACTCTATGCAGCTGCTGTACTACCAAGCACCTTTATCTTCTGGTATGCTGCTGTCTGTAATACCTTTCTTTGAACCTATTGTTGGTGACGGAGGAATACTTGGACCATGGTCATTTACAGCCCTG GTGATGGTGCTTCTGTCTGGAGTTATTGCGTTCACAGTAAACCTGTCCATCTACTGGATCATTGGCAATACTTCACCTGTCAC CTACAATATGTTTGGACACTTCAAGTTCTGCATCACTCTTCTGGGAGGATACATCCTGTTTCAGGACGCCCTTTCTCTAAATCAAGGACTCGGTATCATTTGCACAATGCTTGGAATCTTGGCTTATACGCACTTCAAACTCAATGAACAAGAAGTAACTAAAAGTAAACTGGTTCAGAGACCCTGA